From Salmo salar chromosome ssa04, Ssal_v3.1, whole genome shotgun sequence, one genomic window encodes:
- the mark2a gene encoding serine/threonine-protein kinase MARK2 isoform X4 encodes MSTRTPLLTIEHSSNQSHSESKAGGHPNMPRCRNSVATTPDEQPHIGNYRLLKTIGKGNFAKVKLARHVLTGKEVAVKIIDKTQLNSSSLQKLFREVRIMKLLNHPNIVKLFEVIETEKTLYLIMEYASGGEVFDYLVAHGRMKEKEARAKFRQIVSAVQYCHQKCIVHRDLKAENLLLDADMNIKIADFGFSNEFTMGNKLDTFCGSPPYAAPELFQGKKYDGPEVDVWSLGVILYTLVSGSLPFDGQNLKELRERVLRGKYRIPFYMSTDCENLLKKFLILNPTKRGSLEQQIMKDRWMNVGHEEEELKPFIEPQPDYKDPKRTGQHPDRAGGWKRDIMLQMGYSAEEIQDSLVNQKYNEVMATYLLLDYRNSEMDECISLSMKPRPGSDLTNSNAQSPSHKVQRSTSSNQKPRRATDAGSSASKRSQGDNKHTAEDYGRKGSGTGSSTKVPPSPLATADRKRSTPTPSTNSILSTGTSRSRNSPVPERATLGVQNGMDSLTTPGSRASTASAAAVLSSSSRPRHHKSLSTSAHPTPPDIHAHRPSTAPLRVPVASPSAHNVSSSTATERSNFPRNVATRSTFSAGQQRATRDQHASTYNGPPASPSLSYGNSQARRAGGTGIFSKFTSKFVRRSPYEGEGRDEANRPMLTTAEKLEKGTLGSAGDENKDSLSSTSTVPSTTTPGLTSKDNKPRSLRFTWSMKTTSSMEPNEMMKEIRKVLDSNSCEFELRERYMLLCVSGNPARDDFVEWEMEVCKLPRLSLNGVRFKRISGTSIAFKNIASKVANELKL; translated from the exons GTGGCTGTGAAAATCATAGACAAAACACAGCTCAACTCTTCCAGTCTCCAAAAG CTGTTTCGTGAAGTGAGGATCATGAAGCTGCTCAATCACCCAAATATCG TTAAGTTATTTGAAGTTATTGAGACAGAGAAGACGCTGTACTTGATCATGGAGTATGCCAGTGGAG GTGAGGTGTTTGATTACCTTGTTGCTCACGGGAGAATGAAAGAGAAAGAGGCCAGAGCCAAATTTAGACAG ATAGTGTCAGCGGTACAGTACTGCCACCAGAAGTGCATCGTACACAGAGACCTGAAG GCAGAGAACCTACTCCTAGATGCTGACATGAACATCAAGATCGCAGACTTTGGTTTCAGCAATGAGTTCACCATGGGGAACAAGCTGGACACGTTCTGTGGCTCTCCTCCCTACGCCGCCCCGGAGCTGTTCCAGGGGAAGAAATATGACGGCCCCGAGGTGGACGTCTGGAGCCTGGGGGTCATCCTCTACACACTGGTCAGCGGATCTCTGCCTTTCGACGGACAGAACCTAAAG GAGCTGCGCGAACGGGTTCTGCGGGGGAAGTATAGGATTCCCTTCTACATGTCCACAGACTGCGAGAACCTGCTCAAGAAGTTCCTCATTCTCAACCCAACCAAGAGGGGCAGCCTGGAG CAGCAGATCATGAAAGACCGCTGGATGAACGTAGGccatgaggaggaggagctgaAGCCCTTCATCGAGCCCCAGCCAGACTACAAGGACCCCAAGAGGACAGGTCAGCACCCCGACCGAGCGGGGGGGTGGAAGAGAG ATATCATGTTGCAGATGGGCTACTCTGCGGAGGAGATCCAGGACTCGCTCGTCAACCAAAAATACAATGAAGTCATGGCCACATATCTATTACTGGATTACAGGAACTCTGAG atGGACGAATGCATCAGCCTATCAATGAAACCCCGCCCAGGAAGTGACCTCACAAACAGCAATGCCCAATCCCCTTCTCACAAGGTACAGCGCAGTACCTCATCTAATCAGAAGCCCCGGAGAGCAACAGATGCAG GTTCTTCAGCTTCTAAGCGTTCCCAGGGCGACAACAAGCACACAGCAGAGGATTATGGGAGGAAAGGTTCTGGCACTGGCAGCTCCACTAAAGTCCCTCCCAGTCCCTTAGCTACAGCAGATCGTAAGAGGAGCACCCCGACCCCCTCCACC AACAGCATCCTGTCCACTGGTACGAGTCGCAGTCGAAACTCACCAGTCCCTGAGAGAGCCACACTTGGGGTTCAGAACGGAATGGACAG CCTAACCACCCCAGGGTCCCGCGCCTCCACAGCCTCGGCAGCCGcagttctctcttcctcctcccgccCCCGACACCACAAGTCCCTGTCCACCTCTGCCCATCCCACCCCCCCAGACATCCACGCACACCGGCCCAG CACTGCCCCTCTGAGAGTACCAGTGGCGTCTCCCTCTGCCCACAACGTCAGCAGTTCCACGGCGACTGAGCGATCCAACTTCCCCAGAAATGTGGCCACCAGAAGCACTTTCAGTGCCGGGCAGCAGAGGGCGACGCGGGACCAGCATGCCTCCACCTACAATGGTCCCCCagcatccccctccctctcctatgggaacagccaggccCGAAGAGCTGGGGGCACTGGTATCTTCAGCAAGTTCACCTCTAAATTTGTGCGCAG GAGCCCGTATGAGGGAGAGGGTCGAGATGAGGCCAACAG ACCCATGTTGACCACTGCTGAGAAGCTGGAGAAGGGCACCCTGGGCTCTGCAGGAGACGAGAACAAGGACTCCCTGTCGTCCACCTCTACGGTGCCCAGCACCACGACCCCGGGCCTGACCTCCAAGGACAACAAGCCCCGCTCGCTGCGCTTCACGTGGAGCATGAAAACCACCTCCTCCATGGAGCCCAACGAGATGATGAAGGAGATCCGGAAGGTTCTGGACTCCAACAGCTGCGAGTTTGAGCTGCGGGAGCGCTAcatgctgctgtgtgtgtctgggaaTCCCGCCCGTGACGACTTTGTCGAGTGGGAGATGGAGGTGTGCAAGCTGCCCCGCCTCTCCCTTAACGGGGTTCGCTTTAAGCGCATTTCTGGCACATCCATCGCCTTCAAGAACATCGCCTCCAAGGTTGCCAATGAGCTCAAACTGTGA
- the mark2a gene encoding serine/threonine-protein kinase MARK2 isoform X2, which translates to MSTRTPLLTIEHSSNQSHSESKAGGHPNMPRCRNSVATTPDEQPHIGNYRLLKTIGKGNFAKVKLARHVLTGKEVAVKIIDKTQLNSSSLQKLFREVRIMKLLNHPNIVKLFEVIETEKTLYLIMEYASGGEVFDYLVAHGRMKEKEARAKFRQIVSAVQYCHQKCIVHRDLKAENLLLDADMNIKIADFGFSNEFTMGNKLDTFCGSPPYAAPELFQGKKYDGPEVDVWSLGVILYTLVSGSLPFDGQNLKELRERVLRGKYRIPFYMSTDCENLLKKFLILNPTKRGSLEQIMKDRWMNVGHEEEELKPFIEPQPDYKDPKRTGQHPDRAGGWKRDIMLQMGYSAEEIQDSLVNQKYNEVMATYLLLDYRNSEMDECISLSMKPRPGSDLTNSNAQSPSHKVQRSTSSNQKPRRATDAGSSASKRSQGDNKHTAEDYGRKGSGTGSSTKVPPSPLATADRKRSTPTPSTNSILSTGTSRSRNSPVPERATLGVQNGMDSLTTPGSRASTASAAAVLSSSSRPRHHKSLSTSAHPTPPDIHAHRPSTAPLRVPVASPSAHNVSSSTATERSNFPRNVATRSTFSAGQQRATRDQHASTYNGPPASPSLSYGNSQARRAGGTGIFSKFTSKFVRRNLSFRFPRRSPYEGEGRDEANRPMLTTAEKLEKGTLGSAGDENKDSLSSTSTVPSTTTPGLTSKDNKPRSLRFTWSMKTTSSMEPNEMMKEIRKVLDSNSCEFELRERYMLLCVSGNPARDDFVEWEMEVCKLPRLSLNGVRFKRISGTSIAFKNIASKVANELKL; encoded by the exons GTGGCTGTGAAAATCATAGACAAAACACAGCTCAACTCTTCCAGTCTCCAAAAG CTGTTTCGTGAAGTGAGGATCATGAAGCTGCTCAATCACCCAAATATCG TTAAGTTATTTGAAGTTATTGAGACAGAGAAGACGCTGTACTTGATCATGGAGTATGCCAGTGGAG GTGAGGTGTTTGATTACCTTGTTGCTCACGGGAGAATGAAAGAGAAAGAGGCCAGAGCCAAATTTAGACAG ATAGTGTCAGCGGTACAGTACTGCCACCAGAAGTGCATCGTACACAGAGACCTGAAG GCAGAGAACCTACTCCTAGATGCTGACATGAACATCAAGATCGCAGACTTTGGTTTCAGCAATGAGTTCACCATGGGGAACAAGCTGGACACGTTCTGTGGCTCTCCTCCCTACGCCGCCCCGGAGCTGTTCCAGGGGAAGAAATATGACGGCCCCGAGGTGGACGTCTGGAGCCTGGGGGTCATCCTCTACACACTGGTCAGCGGATCTCTGCCTTTCGACGGACAGAACCTAAAG GAGCTGCGCGAACGGGTTCTGCGGGGGAAGTATAGGATTCCCTTCTACATGTCCACAGACTGCGAGAACCTGCTCAAGAAGTTCCTCATTCTCAACCCAACCAAGAGGGGCAGCCTGGAG CAGATCATGAAAGACCGCTGGATGAACGTAGGccatgaggaggaggagctgaAGCCCTTCATCGAGCCCCAGCCAGACTACAAGGACCCCAAGAGGACAGGTCAGCACCCCGACCGAGCGGGGGGGTGGAAGAGAG ATATCATGTTGCAGATGGGCTACTCTGCGGAGGAGATCCAGGACTCGCTCGTCAACCAAAAATACAATGAAGTCATGGCCACATATCTATTACTGGATTACAGGAACTCTGAG atGGACGAATGCATCAGCCTATCAATGAAACCCCGCCCAGGAAGTGACCTCACAAACAGCAATGCCCAATCCCCTTCTCACAAGGTACAGCGCAGTACCTCATCTAATCAGAAGCCCCGGAGAGCAACAGATGCAG GTTCTTCAGCTTCTAAGCGTTCCCAGGGCGACAACAAGCACACAGCAGAGGATTATGGGAGGAAAGGTTCTGGCACTGGCAGCTCCACTAAAGTCCCTCCCAGTCCCTTAGCTACAGCAGATCGTAAGAGGAGCACCCCGACCCCCTCCACC AACAGCATCCTGTCCACTGGTACGAGTCGCAGTCGAAACTCACCAGTCCCTGAGAGAGCCACACTTGGGGTTCAGAACGGAATGGACAG CCTAACCACCCCAGGGTCCCGCGCCTCCACAGCCTCGGCAGCCGcagttctctcttcctcctcccgccCCCGACACCACAAGTCCCTGTCCACCTCTGCCCATCCCACCCCCCCAGACATCCACGCACACCGGCCCAG CACTGCCCCTCTGAGAGTACCAGTGGCGTCTCCCTCTGCCCACAACGTCAGCAGTTCCACGGCGACTGAGCGATCCAACTTCCCCAGAAATGTGGCCACCAGAAGCACTTTCAGTGCCGGGCAGCAGAGGGCGACGCGGGACCAGCATGCCTCCACCTACAATGGTCCCCCagcatccccctccctctcctatgggaacagccaggccCGAAGAGCTGGGGGCACTGGTATCTTCAGCAAGTTCACCTCTAAATTTGTGCGCAG AAATCTCTCATTCAGATTCCCCAGAAG GAGCCCGTATGAGGGAGAGGGTCGAGATGAGGCCAACAG ACCCATGTTGACCACTGCTGAGAAGCTGGAGAAGGGCACCCTGGGCTCTGCAGGAGACGAGAACAAGGACTCCCTGTCGTCCACCTCTACGGTGCCCAGCACCACGACCCCGGGCCTGACCTCCAAGGACAACAAGCCCCGCTCGCTGCGCTTCACGTGGAGCATGAAAACCACCTCCTCCATGGAGCCCAACGAGATGATGAAGGAGATCCGGAAGGTTCTGGACTCCAACAGCTGCGAGTTTGAGCTGCGGGAGCGCTAcatgctgctgtgtgtgtctgggaaTCCCGCCCGTGACGACTTTGTCGAGTGGGAGATGGAGGTGTGCAAGCTGCCCCGCCTCTCCCTTAACGGGGTTCGCTTTAAGCGCATTTCTGGCACATCCATCGCCTTCAAGAACATCGCCTCCAAGGTTGCCAATGAGCTCAAACTGTGA
- the mark2a gene encoding serine/threonine-protein kinase MARK2 isoform X9, translating to MSTRTPLLTIEHSSNQSHSESKAGGHPNMPRCRNSVATTPDEQPHIGNYRLLKTIGKGNFAKVKLARHVLTGKEVAVKIIDKTQLNSSSLQKLFREVRIMKLLNHPNIVKLFEVIETEKTLYLIMEYASGGEVFDYLVAHGRMKEKEARAKFRQIVSAVQYCHQKCIVHRDLKAENLLLDADMNIKIADFGFSNEFTMGNKLDTFCGSPPYAAPELFQGKKYDGPEVDVWSLGVILYTLVSGSLPFDGQNLKELRERVLRGKYRIPFYMSTDCENLLKKFLILNPTKRGSLEQIMKDRWMNVGHEEEELKPFIEPQPDYKDPKRTDIMLQMGYSAEEIQDSLVNQKYNEVMATYLLLDYRNSEMDECISLSMKPRPGSDLTNSNAQSPSHKVQRSTSSNQKPRRATDAGSSASKRSQGDNKHTAEDYGRKGSGTGSSTKVPPSPLATADRKRSTPTPSTNSILSTGTSRSRNSPVPERATLGVQNGMDSLTTPGSRASTASAAAVLSSSSRPRHHKSLSTSAHPTPPDIHAHRPSTAPLRVPVASPSAHNVSSSTATERSNFPRNVATRSTFSAGQQRATRDQHASTYNGPPASPSLSYGNSQARRAGGTGIFSKFTSKFVRRSPYEGEGRDEANRPMLTTAEKLEKGTLGSAGDENKDSLSSTSTVPSTTTPGLTSKDNKPRSLRFTWSMKTTSSMEPNEMMKEIRKVLDSNSCEFELRERYMLLCVSGNPARDDFVEWEMEVCKLPRLSLNGVRFKRISGTSIAFKNIASKVANELKL from the exons GTGGCTGTGAAAATCATAGACAAAACACAGCTCAACTCTTCCAGTCTCCAAAAG CTGTTTCGTGAAGTGAGGATCATGAAGCTGCTCAATCACCCAAATATCG TTAAGTTATTTGAAGTTATTGAGACAGAGAAGACGCTGTACTTGATCATGGAGTATGCCAGTGGAG GTGAGGTGTTTGATTACCTTGTTGCTCACGGGAGAATGAAAGAGAAAGAGGCCAGAGCCAAATTTAGACAG ATAGTGTCAGCGGTACAGTACTGCCACCAGAAGTGCATCGTACACAGAGACCTGAAG GCAGAGAACCTACTCCTAGATGCTGACATGAACATCAAGATCGCAGACTTTGGTTTCAGCAATGAGTTCACCATGGGGAACAAGCTGGACACGTTCTGTGGCTCTCCTCCCTACGCCGCCCCGGAGCTGTTCCAGGGGAAGAAATATGACGGCCCCGAGGTGGACGTCTGGAGCCTGGGGGTCATCCTCTACACACTGGTCAGCGGATCTCTGCCTTTCGACGGACAGAACCTAAAG GAGCTGCGCGAACGGGTTCTGCGGGGGAAGTATAGGATTCCCTTCTACATGTCCACAGACTGCGAGAACCTGCTCAAGAAGTTCCTCATTCTCAACCCAACCAAGAGGGGCAGCCTGGAG CAGATCATGAAAGACCGCTGGATGAACGTAGGccatgaggaggaggagctgaAGCCCTTCATCGAGCCCCAGCCAGACTACAAGGACCCCAAGAGGACAG ATATCATGTTGCAGATGGGCTACTCTGCGGAGGAGATCCAGGACTCGCTCGTCAACCAAAAATACAATGAAGTCATGGCCACATATCTATTACTGGATTACAGGAACTCTGAG atGGACGAATGCATCAGCCTATCAATGAAACCCCGCCCAGGAAGTGACCTCACAAACAGCAATGCCCAATCCCCTTCTCACAAGGTACAGCGCAGTACCTCATCTAATCAGAAGCCCCGGAGAGCAACAGATGCAG GTTCTTCAGCTTCTAAGCGTTCCCAGGGCGACAACAAGCACACAGCAGAGGATTATGGGAGGAAAGGTTCTGGCACTGGCAGCTCCACTAAAGTCCCTCCCAGTCCCTTAGCTACAGCAGATCGTAAGAGGAGCACCCCGACCCCCTCCACC AACAGCATCCTGTCCACTGGTACGAGTCGCAGTCGAAACTCACCAGTCCCTGAGAGAGCCACACTTGGGGTTCAGAACGGAATGGACAG CCTAACCACCCCAGGGTCCCGCGCCTCCACAGCCTCGGCAGCCGcagttctctcttcctcctcccgccCCCGACACCACAAGTCCCTGTCCACCTCTGCCCATCCCACCCCCCCAGACATCCACGCACACCGGCCCAG CACTGCCCCTCTGAGAGTACCAGTGGCGTCTCCCTCTGCCCACAACGTCAGCAGTTCCACGGCGACTGAGCGATCCAACTTCCCCAGAAATGTGGCCACCAGAAGCACTTTCAGTGCCGGGCAGCAGAGGGCGACGCGGGACCAGCATGCCTCCACCTACAATGGTCCCCCagcatccccctccctctcctatgggaacagccaggccCGAAGAGCTGGGGGCACTGGTATCTTCAGCAAGTTCACCTCTAAATTTGTGCGCAG GAGCCCGTATGAGGGAGAGGGTCGAGATGAGGCCAACAG ACCCATGTTGACCACTGCTGAGAAGCTGGAGAAGGGCACCCTGGGCTCTGCAGGAGACGAGAACAAGGACTCCCTGTCGTCCACCTCTACGGTGCCCAGCACCACGACCCCGGGCCTGACCTCCAAGGACAACAAGCCCCGCTCGCTGCGCTTCACGTGGAGCATGAAAACCACCTCCTCCATGGAGCCCAACGAGATGATGAAGGAGATCCGGAAGGTTCTGGACTCCAACAGCTGCGAGTTTGAGCTGCGGGAGCGCTAcatgctgctgtgtgtgtctgggaaTCCCGCCCGTGACGACTTTGTCGAGTGGGAGATGGAGGTGTGCAAGCTGCCCCGCCTCTCCCTTAACGGGGTTCGCTTTAAGCGCATTTCTGGCACATCCATCGCCTTCAAGAACATCGCCTCCAAGGTTGCCAATGAGCTCAAACTGTGA
- the mark2a gene encoding serine/threonine-protein kinase MARK2 isoform X7: MSTRTPLLTIEHSSNQSHSESKAGGHPNMPRCRNSVATTPDEQPHIGNYRLLKTIGKGNFAKVKLARHVLTGKEVAVKIIDKTQLNSSSLQKLFREVRIMKLLNHPNIVKLFEVIETEKTLYLIMEYASGGEVFDYLVAHGRMKEKEARAKFRQIVSAVQYCHQKCIVHRDLKAENLLLDADMNIKIADFGFSNEFTMGNKLDTFCGSPPYAAPELFQGKKYDGPEVDVWSLGVILYTLVSGSLPFDGQNLKELRERVLRGKYRIPFYMSTDCENLLKKFLILNPTKRGSLEQIMKDRWMNVGHEEEELKPFIEPQPDYKDPKRTDIMLQMGYSAEEIQDSLVNQKYNEVMATYLLLDYRNSEMDECISLSMKPRPGSDLTNSNAQSPSHKVQRSTSSNQKPRRATDAGSSASKRSQGDNKHTAEDYGRKGSGTGSSTKVPPSPLATADRKRSTPTPSTNSILSTGTSRSRNSPVPERATLGVQNGMDSLTTPGSRASTASAAAVLSSSSRPRHHKSLSTSAHPTPPDIHAHRPSTAPLRVPVASPSAHNVSSSTATERSNFPRNVATRSTFSAGQQRATRDQHASTYNGPPASPSLSYGNSQARRAGGTGIFSKFTSKFVRRNLSFRFPRRSPYEGEGRDEANRPMLTTAEKLEKGTLGSAGDENKDSLSSTSTVPSTTTPGLTSKDNKPRSLRFTWSMKTTSSMEPNEMMKEIRKVLDSNSCEFELRERYMLLCVSGNPARDDFVEWEMEVCKLPRLSLNGVRFKRISGTSIAFKNIASKVANELKL; the protein is encoded by the exons GTGGCTGTGAAAATCATAGACAAAACACAGCTCAACTCTTCCAGTCTCCAAAAG CTGTTTCGTGAAGTGAGGATCATGAAGCTGCTCAATCACCCAAATATCG TTAAGTTATTTGAAGTTATTGAGACAGAGAAGACGCTGTACTTGATCATGGAGTATGCCAGTGGAG GTGAGGTGTTTGATTACCTTGTTGCTCACGGGAGAATGAAAGAGAAAGAGGCCAGAGCCAAATTTAGACAG ATAGTGTCAGCGGTACAGTACTGCCACCAGAAGTGCATCGTACACAGAGACCTGAAG GCAGAGAACCTACTCCTAGATGCTGACATGAACATCAAGATCGCAGACTTTGGTTTCAGCAATGAGTTCACCATGGGGAACAAGCTGGACACGTTCTGTGGCTCTCCTCCCTACGCCGCCCCGGAGCTGTTCCAGGGGAAGAAATATGACGGCCCCGAGGTGGACGTCTGGAGCCTGGGGGTCATCCTCTACACACTGGTCAGCGGATCTCTGCCTTTCGACGGACAGAACCTAAAG GAGCTGCGCGAACGGGTTCTGCGGGGGAAGTATAGGATTCCCTTCTACATGTCCACAGACTGCGAGAACCTGCTCAAGAAGTTCCTCATTCTCAACCCAACCAAGAGGGGCAGCCTGGAG CAGATCATGAAAGACCGCTGGATGAACGTAGGccatgaggaggaggagctgaAGCCCTTCATCGAGCCCCAGCCAGACTACAAGGACCCCAAGAGGACAG ATATCATGTTGCAGATGGGCTACTCTGCGGAGGAGATCCAGGACTCGCTCGTCAACCAAAAATACAATGAAGTCATGGCCACATATCTATTACTGGATTACAGGAACTCTGAG atGGACGAATGCATCAGCCTATCAATGAAACCCCGCCCAGGAAGTGACCTCACAAACAGCAATGCCCAATCCCCTTCTCACAAGGTACAGCGCAGTACCTCATCTAATCAGAAGCCCCGGAGAGCAACAGATGCAG GTTCTTCAGCTTCTAAGCGTTCCCAGGGCGACAACAAGCACACAGCAGAGGATTATGGGAGGAAAGGTTCTGGCACTGGCAGCTCCACTAAAGTCCCTCCCAGTCCCTTAGCTACAGCAGATCGTAAGAGGAGCACCCCGACCCCCTCCACC AACAGCATCCTGTCCACTGGTACGAGTCGCAGTCGAAACTCACCAGTCCCTGAGAGAGCCACACTTGGGGTTCAGAACGGAATGGACAG CCTAACCACCCCAGGGTCCCGCGCCTCCACAGCCTCGGCAGCCGcagttctctcttcctcctcccgccCCCGACACCACAAGTCCCTGTCCACCTCTGCCCATCCCACCCCCCCAGACATCCACGCACACCGGCCCAG CACTGCCCCTCTGAGAGTACCAGTGGCGTCTCCCTCTGCCCACAACGTCAGCAGTTCCACGGCGACTGAGCGATCCAACTTCCCCAGAAATGTGGCCACCAGAAGCACTTTCAGTGCCGGGCAGCAGAGGGCGACGCGGGACCAGCATGCCTCCACCTACAATGGTCCCCCagcatccccctccctctcctatgggaacagccaggccCGAAGAGCTGGGGGCACTGGTATCTTCAGCAAGTTCACCTCTAAATTTGTGCGCAG AAATCTCTCATTCAGATTCCCCAGAAG GAGCCCGTATGAGGGAGAGGGTCGAGATGAGGCCAACAG ACCCATGTTGACCACTGCTGAGAAGCTGGAGAAGGGCACCCTGGGCTCTGCAGGAGACGAGAACAAGGACTCCCTGTCGTCCACCTCTACGGTGCCCAGCACCACGACCCCGGGCCTGACCTCCAAGGACAACAAGCCCCGCTCGCTGCGCTTCACGTGGAGCATGAAAACCACCTCCTCCATGGAGCCCAACGAGATGATGAAGGAGATCCGGAAGGTTCTGGACTCCAACAGCTGCGAGTTTGAGCTGCGGGAGCGCTAcatgctgctgtgtgtgtctgggaaTCCCGCCCGTGACGACTTTGTCGAGTGGGAGATGGAGGTGTGCAAGCTGCCCCGCCTCTCCCTTAACGGGGTTCGCTTTAAGCGCATTTCTGGCACATCCATCGCCTTCAAGAACATCGCCTCCAAGGTTGCCAATGAGCTCAAACTGTGA